The following proteins are co-located in the Solanum pennellii chromosome 1, SPENNV200 genome:
- the LOC107008462 gene encoding ATP-dependent DNA helicase Q-like SIM isoform X2 — MDPDRVVAELVGMGFELSDITDAVEVVGPSIDSAIDYLLDDSRRNTASASTSTACFTSCADMLGKRGSSSSSCYAGKIRQSSINEFIKSESRPKRSKTINKLNMSQSEVFQRDTGGQNVHPPLEDADLHIATEKAISSSYCKDEDIGPDWQTKVKTLLQKHFGFPLLKDFQKDALEAWLSHQDCLVLAATGSGKSLCFQIPALLTGKVVIVISPLISLMHDQCLKLAKHGVSACFLGSGQTDKSVEQKAMAGMYSIIYVCPETILRLIKPLQSLAESRGIALFAVDEVHCVSKWGHDFRPDYRRLSVLRESFSMDTMKFLKFDIPIMALTATATTRVREDILQSLHMSKATKIVLTSFFRPNLRFLVKHSKTSSLASYKKDFHELISIYSRKGKSSSKNKLMSTNLEENSESSDNASNGRMDECNGINEVNVDDVEGYAVSDSDNEVSSPGRYGLDSSKDRQLSVEYLEDECDVVQDVDDLDVSCGEFSGKLPLKGCSGFLLHKTPDLANDPKERAKLRHKPLEDGPTIIYAPTRKETLSISKFLSKFGIKAAAYNAKLPKSHLRQVHKEFHENTLQVIVATIAFGMGIDKLNVRRIIHYGWPQSLEAYYQEAGRAGRDGKVAECVLYANLSRIPTLLPSQRSEEQTKQAYKMLSDCFRYGMNTSCCRAKTIVEYFGEHFLLEKCLVCDICIKGPPERQNLKAEAMIFLQVVSTHCRNFADISYGGYEGRLGERPNIKALVSRIREQYQQFSASDLLWWRGLARLLEVEGFIREGDDMTRVQIKYPEVTVRGRQFLNSETEQPFHVYPEADMLLSITSPKSFSSFAEWGEGWADPEIRRQRLQRKRTWKSPRKRKSRKRQPDSNTVRGRLTAKLSKK, encoded by the exons ATGGACCCAGACCGAGTTGTTGCTGAATTGGTTGGAATGGGATTTGAGTTATCTGATATTACAGATGCTGTAGAAGTTGTGGGTCCATCAATTGATAGTGCGATTGATTATCTACTCGATGATTCTCGAAGAAACACTGCAAGTGCATCAACTAGTACTGCATGTTTCACCAGTTGTGCTGATATGCTGGGAAAAAGAggctcctcttcttcttcttgttatgCAGGAAAAATACGGCAATCGAGCATAAACGAATTCATTAAATCAGAAAGTAGACCTAAAAGAAGCAAgacaataaataaattgaatatgtCTCAATCAGAAGTCTTCCAAAGAGATACGGGAGGCCAAAATGTGCATCCCCCTCTAGAGGATGCTGATCTCCACATTGCAACTGAAAAAGCTATATCATCATCTTATTGCAAAGATGAAGATATTGGACCAGATTGGCAAACGAAGGTCAAGACTTTGTTGCAGAAACACTTTGGATTTCCATTGTTGAAGGATTTTCAGAAAGATGCTCTGGAAGCTTGGTTATCTCACCAAGACTGTCTTGTTCTTGCAGCAACAGGATCAG GGAAATCTTTGTGTTTTCAGATTCCGGCATTGCTGACTGGGAAGGTTGTCATAGTTATATCACCGTTGATTAGCTTGATGCACGATCAGTGTTTGAAGTTAGCAAAACATGGTGTTTCTGCTTGCTTCCTTGGATCTGGTCAAACTGATAAAAGTGTTGAACAAAAAGCAATGGCAGGCATGTATAGTATCATTTATGTATGCCCTGAGACAATTCTAAG ACTCATAAAACCCCTCCAAAGCCTTGCTGAAAGTCGAGGAATTGCTCTATTTGCAGTCGATGAAGTTCATTGTGTTTCTAAGTGGGGTCATGATTTTCGACCAGATTACag GCGATTATCTGTTTTGAGAGAGAGCTTTAGCATGGATACCATGAAGTTTCTGAAGTTTGACATTCCGATCATGGCACTGACTGCTACTGCAACTACTCGTGTTCGAGAAGACATTCTGCAGTCATTGCACATGTCAAAGGCGACAAAAATTGTTCTCACTTCGTTTTTCCGGCCAAATCTCCGATTTTTA GTGAAACACTCTAAAACATCATCCTTAGCATCCTACAAGAAGGATTTTCATGAATTGATAAGCATTTATTCCAGAAAAGGAAAGTCTTCCTcgaaaaataagttaatgtctACAAATTTAGAGGAGAACTCTGAAAGCTCTGATAATGCTTCCAATGGTCGCATGGATGAATGTAATGGGATCAATGAGGTTAATGTAGACGACGTTGAGGGGTATGCTGTTTCTGACAGTGACAATGAAGTATCTTCTCCTGGGAGATATGGTTTAGATTCATCGAAGGATAGACAACTGTCTGTTGAGTATCTGGAAGATGAGTGTGATGTTGTGcaagatgtggatgatttggaTG TTTCTTGTGGTGAATTTAGTGGAAAGCTACCACTGAAAGGTTGTAGTGGTTTTCTGTTGCACAAAACTCCTGATCTGGCCAATGATCCAAAAGAAAGAGCCAAGCTTCGACACAAACCGTTGGAGGATGGACCAACAATAATCTATGCCCCAACTAGGAAAGAAACATTAAGTATATCAAAATTTCTTTCTAAATTTGGGATCAAGGCTGCTGCTTACAATGCTAAG TTGCCAAAATCACATCTGAGGCAGGTGCATAAGGAATTTCACGAGAACACTCTGCAG GTCATTGTCGCAACAATTGCCTTTGGGATGGGCATTGACAAGTTGAACGTGCGAAGGATCATCCACTATGGTTGGCCCCAG AGTCTGGAGGCTTATTATCAAGAGGCTGGTCGAGCTGGTCGGGATGGAAAAGTAGCAGAGTGTG TTCTGTATGCAAACTTGTCAAGAATACCTACGCTTCTACCAAGTCAAAGAAGTGAAGAGCAGACAAAACAAGCATATAAGATGTTATCTGATTGCTTTAG ATATGGAATGAACACTTCTTGCTGTAGAGCCAAGACAATTGTGGAGTACTTTGGCGAGCACTTTCTTTTGGAGAAATGTCTCGT GTGTGATATATGCATCAAAGGTCCACCTGAAAGACAGAATTTAAAGGCTGAGGCAATGATCTTCTTGCAAGTTGTATCTACTCATTGT AGAAATTTTGCAGACATCTCCTATGGTGGTTATGAAGGGAGACTTGGCGAGAGGCCAAACATCAAGGCTTTAGTCAGCAGAATAAGGGAACAG TATCAACAATTTAGTGCAAGTGACCTCTTGTGGTGGAGAGGTCTTGCTCGACTGTtggaagttgaaggatttattAGGGAGGGCGATGACATG ACTCGTGTGCAGATAAAATATCCAGAAGTAACAGTACGTGGAAGGCAGTTCCTGAATTCTGAAACAGAGCAGCCATTCCATGTTTATCCCGAAGCAGATATGTTGCTTTCCATTACAAGCCCCAAGTCCTTTTCCAGTTTTGCTGAATGGGGAGAAGGTTGGGCTGATCCCGAGATCCGTCGCCAACGCTTGCAAAGAAAGCGAACTTGGAAATCTCCAAGAAAACGAAAATCACGTAAACGTCAGCCTGACTCTAACACGGTTCGAGGAAGATTGACTGCCAAGCTGTCAAAAAAGTGA
- the LOC107008462 gene encoding ATP-dependent DNA helicase Q-like SIM isoform X1, translating to MDPDRVVAELVGMGFELSDITDAVEVVGPSIDSAIDYLLDDSRRNTASASTSTACFTSCADMLGKRGSSSSSCYAGKIRQSSINEFIKSESRPKRSKTINKLNMSQSEVFQRDTGGQNVHPPLEDADLHIATEKAISSSYCKDEDIGPDWQTKVKTLLQKHFGFPLLKDFQKDALEAWLSHQDCLVLAATGSGKSLCFQIPALLTGKVVIVISPLISLMHDQCLKLAKHGVSACFLGSGQTDKSVEQKAMAGMYSIIYVCPETILRLIKPLQSLAESRGIALFAVDEVHCVSKWGHDFRPDYRRLSVLRESFSMDTMKFLKFDIPIMALTATATTRVREDILQSLHMSKATKIVLTSFFRPNLRFLVKHSKTSSLASYKKDFHELISIYSRKGKSSSKNKLMSTNLEENSESSDNASNGRMDECNGINEVNVDDVEGYAVSDSDNEVSSPGRYGLDSSKDRQLSVEYLEDECDVVQDVDDLDVSCGEFSGKLPLKGCSGFLLHKTPDLANDPKERAKLRHKPLEDGPTIIYAPTRKETLSISKFLSKFGIKAAAYNAKEHVFRMQNHSCESGVKLPKSHLRQVHKEFHENTLQVIVATIAFGMGIDKLNVRRIIHYGWPQSLEAYYQEAGRAGRDGKVAECVLYANLSRIPTLLPSQRSEEQTKQAYKMLSDCFRYGMNTSCCRAKTIVEYFGEHFLLEKCLVCDICIKGPPERQNLKAEAMIFLQVVSTHCRNFADISYGGYEGRLGERPNIKALVSRIREQYQQFSASDLLWWRGLARLLEVEGFIREGDDMTRVQIKYPEVTVRGRQFLNSETEQPFHVYPEADMLLSITSPKSFSSFAEWGEGWADPEIRRQRLQRKRTWKSPRKRKSRKRQPDSNTVRGRLTAKLSKK from the exons ATGGACCCAGACCGAGTTGTTGCTGAATTGGTTGGAATGGGATTTGAGTTATCTGATATTACAGATGCTGTAGAAGTTGTGGGTCCATCAATTGATAGTGCGATTGATTATCTACTCGATGATTCTCGAAGAAACACTGCAAGTGCATCAACTAGTACTGCATGTTTCACCAGTTGTGCTGATATGCTGGGAAAAAGAggctcctcttcttcttcttgttatgCAGGAAAAATACGGCAATCGAGCATAAACGAATTCATTAAATCAGAAAGTAGACCTAAAAGAAGCAAgacaataaataaattgaatatgtCTCAATCAGAAGTCTTCCAAAGAGATACGGGAGGCCAAAATGTGCATCCCCCTCTAGAGGATGCTGATCTCCACATTGCAACTGAAAAAGCTATATCATCATCTTATTGCAAAGATGAAGATATTGGACCAGATTGGCAAACGAAGGTCAAGACTTTGTTGCAGAAACACTTTGGATTTCCATTGTTGAAGGATTTTCAGAAAGATGCTCTGGAAGCTTGGTTATCTCACCAAGACTGTCTTGTTCTTGCAGCAACAGGATCAG GGAAATCTTTGTGTTTTCAGATTCCGGCATTGCTGACTGGGAAGGTTGTCATAGTTATATCACCGTTGATTAGCTTGATGCACGATCAGTGTTTGAAGTTAGCAAAACATGGTGTTTCTGCTTGCTTCCTTGGATCTGGTCAAACTGATAAAAGTGTTGAACAAAAAGCAATGGCAGGCATGTATAGTATCATTTATGTATGCCCTGAGACAATTCTAAG ACTCATAAAACCCCTCCAAAGCCTTGCTGAAAGTCGAGGAATTGCTCTATTTGCAGTCGATGAAGTTCATTGTGTTTCTAAGTGGGGTCATGATTTTCGACCAGATTACag GCGATTATCTGTTTTGAGAGAGAGCTTTAGCATGGATACCATGAAGTTTCTGAAGTTTGACATTCCGATCATGGCACTGACTGCTACTGCAACTACTCGTGTTCGAGAAGACATTCTGCAGTCATTGCACATGTCAAAGGCGACAAAAATTGTTCTCACTTCGTTTTTCCGGCCAAATCTCCGATTTTTA GTGAAACACTCTAAAACATCATCCTTAGCATCCTACAAGAAGGATTTTCATGAATTGATAAGCATTTATTCCAGAAAAGGAAAGTCTTCCTcgaaaaataagttaatgtctACAAATTTAGAGGAGAACTCTGAAAGCTCTGATAATGCTTCCAATGGTCGCATGGATGAATGTAATGGGATCAATGAGGTTAATGTAGACGACGTTGAGGGGTATGCTGTTTCTGACAGTGACAATGAAGTATCTTCTCCTGGGAGATATGGTTTAGATTCATCGAAGGATAGACAACTGTCTGTTGAGTATCTGGAAGATGAGTGTGATGTTGTGcaagatgtggatgatttggaTG TTTCTTGTGGTGAATTTAGTGGAAAGCTACCACTGAAAGGTTGTAGTGGTTTTCTGTTGCACAAAACTCCTGATCTGGCCAATGATCCAAAAGAAAGAGCCAAGCTTCGACACAAACCGTTGGAGGATGGACCAACAATAATCTATGCCCCAACTAGGAAAGAAACATTAAGTATATCAAAATTTCTTTCTAAATTTGGGATCAAGGCTGCTGCTTACAATGCTAAG GAGCATGTCTTTAGGATGCAAAACCATAGTTGTGAAAGTGGAGTAAAG TTGCCAAAATCACATCTGAGGCAGGTGCATAAGGAATTTCACGAGAACACTCTGCAG GTCATTGTCGCAACAATTGCCTTTGGGATGGGCATTGACAAGTTGAACGTGCGAAGGATCATCCACTATGGTTGGCCCCAG AGTCTGGAGGCTTATTATCAAGAGGCTGGTCGAGCTGGTCGGGATGGAAAAGTAGCAGAGTGTG TTCTGTATGCAAACTTGTCAAGAATACCTACGCTTCTACCAAGTCAAAGAAGTGAAGAGCAGACAAAACAAGCATATAAGATGTTATCTGATTGCTTTAG ATATGGAATGAACACTTCTTGCTGTAGAGCCAAGACAATTGTGGAGTACTTTGGCGAGCACTTTCTTTTGGAGAAATGTCTCGT GTGTGATATATGCATCAAAGGTCCACCTGAAAGACAGAATTTAAAGGCTGAGGCAATGATCTTCTTGCAAGTTGTATCTACTCATTGT AGAAATTTTGCAGACATCTCCTATGGTGGTTATGAAGGGAGACTTGGCGAGAGGCCAAACATCAAGGCTTTAGTCAGCAGAATAAGGGAACAG TATCAACAATTTAGTGCAAGTGACCTCTTGTGGTGGAGAGGTCTTGCTCGACTGTtggaagttgaaggatttattAGGGAGGGCGATGACATG ACTCGTGTGCAGATAAAATATCCAGAAGTAACAGTACGTGGAAGGCAGTTCCTGAATTCTGAAACAGAGCAGCCATTCCATGTTTATCCCGAAGCAGATATGTTGCTTTCCATTACAAGCCCCAAGTCCTTTTCCAGTTTTGCTGAATGGGGAGAAGGTTGGGCTGATCCCGAGATCCGTCGCCAACGCTTGCAAAGAAAGCGAACTTGGAAATCTCCAAGAAAACGAAAATCACGTAAACGTCAGCCTGACTCTAACACGGTTCGAGGAAGATTGACTGCCAAGCTGTCAAAAAAGTGA
- the LOC107008462 gene encoding ATP-dependent DNA helicase Q-like SIM isoform X3 produces MDPDRVVAELVGMGFELSDITDAVEVVGPSIDSAIDYLLDDSRRNTASASTSTACFTSCADMLGKRGSSSSSCYAGKIRQSSINEFIKSESRPKRSKTINKLNMSQSEVFQRDTGGQNVHPPLEDADLHIATEKAISSSYCKDEDIGPDWQTKVKTLLQKHFGFPLLKDFQKDALEAWLSHQDCLVLAATGSGKSLCFQIPALLTGKVVIVISPLISLMHDQCLKLAKHGVSACFLGSGQTDKSVEQKAMAGMYSIIYVCPETILRLIKPLQSLAESRGIALFAVDEVHCVSKWGHDFRPDYRRLSVLRESFSMDTMKFLKFDIPIMALTATATTRVREDILQSLHMSKATKIVLTSFFRPNLRFLVKHSKTSSLASYKKDFHELISIYSRKGKSSSKNKLMSTNLEENSESSDNASNGRMDECNGINEVNVDDVEGYAVSDSDNEVSSPGRYGLDSSKDRQLSVEYLEDECDVVQDVDDLDVSCGEFSGKLPLKGCSGFLLHKTPDLANDPKERAKLRHKPLEDGPTIIYAPTRKETLSISKFLSKFGIKAAAYNAKEHVFRMQNHSCESGVKLPKSHLRQVHKEFHENTLQVIVATIAFGMGIDKLNVRRIIHYGWPQSLEAYYQEAGRAGRDGKVAECVLYANLSRIPTLLPSQRSEEQTKQAYKMLSDCFRYGMNTSCCRAKTIVEYFGEHFLLEKCLVCDICIKGPPERQNLKAEAMIFLQVVSTHCRNFADISYGGYEGRLGERPNIKALVSRIREQYQQFSASDLLWWRGLARLLEVEGFIREGDDMASHHHSCYTCQC; encoded by the exons ATGGACCCAGACCGAGTTGTTGCTGAATTGGTTGGAATGGGATTTGAGTTATCTGATATTACAGATGCTGTAGAAGTTGTGGGTCCATCAATTGATAGTGCGATTGATTATCTACTCGATGATTCTCGAAGAAACACTGCAAGTGCATCAACTAGTACTGCATGTTTCACCAGTTGTGCTGATATGCTGGGAAAAAGAggctcctcttcttcttcttgttatgCAGGAAAAATACGGCAATCGAGCATAAACGAATTCATTAAATCAGAAAGTAGACCTAAAAGAAGCAAgacaataaataaattgaatatgtCTCAATCAGAAGTCTTCCAAAGAGATACGGGAGGCCAAAATGTGCATCCCCCTCTAGAGGATGCTGATCTCCACATTGCAACTGAAAAAGCTATATCATCATCTTATTGCAAAGATGAAGATATTGGACCAGATTGGCAAACGAAGGTCAAGACTTTGTTGCAGAAACACTTTGGATTTCCATTGTTGAAGGATTTTCAGAAAGATGCTCTGGAAGCTTGGTTATCTCACCAAGACTGTCTTGTTCTTGCAGCAACAGGATCAG GGAAATCTTTGTGTTTTCAGATTCCGGCATTGCTGACTGGGAAGGTTGTCATAGTTATATCACCGTTGATTAGCTTGATGCACGATCAGTGTTTGAAGTTAGCAAAACATGGTGTTTCTGCTTGCTTCCTTGGATCTGGTCAAACTGATAAAAGTGTTGAACAAAAAGCAATGGCAGGCATGTATAGTATCATTTATGTATGCCCTGAGACAATTCTAAG ACTCATAAAACCCCTCCAAAGCCTTGCTGAAAGTCGAGGAATTGCTCTATTTGCAGTCGATGAAGTTCATTGTGTTTCTAAGTGGGGTCATGATTTTCGACCAGATTACag GCGATTATCTGTTTTGAGAGAGAGCTTTAGCATGGATACCATGAAGTTTCTGAAGTTTGACATTCCGATCATGGCACTGACTGCTACTGCAACTACTCGTGTTCGAGAAGACATTCTGCAGTCATTGCACATGTCAAAGGCGACAAAAATTGTTCTCACTTCGTTTTTCCGGCCAAATCTCCGATTTTTA GTGAAACACTCTAAAACATCATCCTTAGCATCCTACAAGAAGGATTTTCATGAATTGATAAGCATTTATTCCAGAAAAGGAAAGTCTTCCTcgaaaaataagttaatgtctACAAATTTAGAGGAGAACTCTGAAAGCTCTGATAATGCTTCCAATGGTCGCATGGATGAATGTAATGGGATCAATGAGGTTAATGTAGACGACGTTGAGGGGTATGCTGTTTCTGACAGTGACAATGAAGTATCTTCTCCTGGGAGATATGGTTTAGATTCATCGAAGGATAGACAACTGTCTGTTGAGTATCTGGAAGATGAGTGTGATGTTGTGcaagatgtggatgatttggaTG TTTCTTGTGGTGAATTTAGTGGAAAGCTACCACTGAAAGGTTGTAGTGGTTTTCTGTTGCACAAAACTCCTGATCTGGCCAATGATCCAAAAGAAAGAGCCAAGCTTCGACACAAACCGTTGGAGGATGGACCAACAATAATCTATGCCCCAACTAGGAAAGAAACATTAAGTATATCAAAATTTCTTTCTAAATTTGGGATCAAGGCTGCTGCTTACAATGCTAAG GAGCATGTCTTTAGGATGCAAAACCATAGTTGTGAAAGTGGAGTAAAG TTGCCAAAATCACATCTGAGGCAGGTGCATAAGGAATTTCACGAGAACACTCTGCAG GTCATTGTCGCAACAATTGCCTTTGGGATGGGCATTGACAAGTTGAACGTGCGAAGGATCATCCACTATGGTTGGCCCCAG AGTCTGGAGGCTTATTATCAAGAGGCTGGTCGAGCTGGTCGGGATGGAAAAGTAGCAGAGTGTG TTCTGTATGCAAACTTGTCAAGAATACCTACGCTTCTACCAAGTCAAAGAAGTGAAGAGCAGACAAAACAAGCATATAAGATGTTATCTGATTGCTTTAG ATATGGAATGAACACTTCTTGCTGTAGAGCCAAGACAATTGTGGAGTACTTTGGCGAGCACTTTCTTTTGGAGAAATGTCTCGT GTGTGATATATGCATCAAAGGTCCACCTGAAAGACAGAATTTAAAGGCTGAGGCAATGATCTTCTTGCAAGTTGTATCTACTCATTGT AGAAATTTTGCAGACATCTCCTATGGTGGTTATGAAGGGAGACTTGGCGAGAGGCCAAACATCAAGGCTTTAGTCAGCAGAATAAGGGAACAG TATCAACAATTTAGTGCAAGTGACCTCTTGTGGTGGAGAGGTCTTGCTCGACTGTtggaagttgaaggatttattAGGGAGGGCGATGACATG GCTTCACATCATCATTCTTGCTATACTTGCCAATGTTGA
- the LOC107008462 gene encoding ATP-dependent DNA helicase Q-like SIM isoform X4, translated as MDPDRVVAELVGMGFELSDITDAVEVVGPSIDSAIDYLLDDSRRNTASASTSTACFTSCADMLGKRGSSSSSCYAGKIRQSSINEFIKSESRPKRSKTINKLNMSQSEVFQRDTGGQNVHPPLEDADLHIATEKAISSSYCKDEDIGPDWQTKVKTLLQKHFGFPLLKDFQKDALEAWLSHQDCLVLAATGSGKSLCFQIPALLTGKVVIVISPLISLMHDQCLKLAKHGVSACFLGSGQTDKSVEQKAMAGMYSIIYVCPETILRLIKPLQSLAESRGIALFAVDEVHCVSKWGHDFRPDYRRLSVLRESFSMDTMKFLKFDIPIMALTATATTRVREDILQSLHMSKATKIVLTSFFRPNLRFLVKHSKTSSLASYKKDFHELISIYSRKGKSSSKNKLMSTNLEENSESSDNASNGRMDECNGINEVNVDDVEGYAVSDSDNEVSSPGRYGLDSSKDRQLSVEYLEDECDVVQDVDDLDVSCGEFSGKLPLKGCSGFLLHKTPDLANDPKERAKLRHKPLEDGPTIIYAPTRKETLSISKFLSKFGIKAAAYNAKEHVFRMQNHSCESGVKLPKSHLRQVHKEFHENTLQVIVATIAFGMGIDKLNVRRIIHYGWPQSLEAYYQEAGRAGRDGKVAECVLYANLSRIPTLLPSQRSEEQTKQAYKMLSDCFRYGMNTSCCRAKTIVEYFGEHFLLEKCLVCDICIKGPPERQNLKAEAMIFLQVVSTHCRNFADISYGGYEGRLGERPNIKALVSRIREQEGPVRKHVYQGI; from the exons ATGGACCCAGACCGAGTTGTTGCTGAATTGGTTGGAATGGGATTTGAGTTATCTGATATTACAGATGCTGTAGAAGTTGTGGGTCCATCAATTGATAGTGCGATTGATTATCTACTCGATGATTCTCGAAGAAACACTGCAAGTGCATCAACTAGTACTGCATGTTTCACCAGTTGTGCTGATATGCTGGGAAAAAGAggctcctcttcttcttcttgttatgCAGGAAAAATACGGCAATCGAGCATAAACGAATTCATTAAATCAGAAAGTAGACCTAAAAGAAGCAAgacaataaataaattgaatatgtCTCAATCAGAAGTCTTCCAAAGAGATACGGGAGGCCAAAATGTGCATCCCCCTCTAGAGGATGCTGATCTCCACATTGCAACTGAAAAAGCTATATCATCATCTTATTGCAAAGATGAAGATATTGGACCAGATTGGCAAACGAAGGTCAAGACTTTGTTGCAGAAACACTTTGGATTTCCATTGTTGAAGGATTTTCAGAAAGATGCTCTGGAAGCTTGGTTATCTCACCAAGACTGTCTTGTTCTTGCAGCAACAGGATCAG GGAAATCTTTGTGTTTTCAGATTCCGGCATTGCTGACTGGGAAGGTTGTCATAGTTATATCACCGTTGATTAGCTTGATGCACGATCAGTGTTTGAAGTTAGCAAAACATGGTGTTTCTGCTTGCTTCCTTGGATCTGGTCAAACTGATAAAAGTGTTGAACAAAAAGCAATGGCAGGCATGTATAGTATCATTTATGTATGCCCTGAGACAATTCTAAG ACTCATAAAACCCCTCCAAAGCCTTGCTGAAAGTCGAGGAATTGCTCTATTTGCAGTCGATGAAGTTCATTGTGTTTCTAAGTGGGGTCATGATTTTCGACCAGATTACag GCGATTATCTGTTTTGAGAGAGAGCTTTAGCATGGATACCATGAAGTTTCTGAAGTTTGACATTCCGATCATGGCACTGACTGCTACTGCAACTACTCGTGTTCGAGAAGACATTCTGCAGTCATTGCACATGTCAAAGGCGACAAAAATTGTTCTCACTTCGTTTTTCCGGCCAAATCTCCGATTTTTA GTGAAACACTCTAAAACATCATCCTTAGCATCCTACAAGAAGGATTTTCATGAATTGATAAGCATTTATTCCAGAAAAGGAAAGTCTTCCTcgaaaaataagttaatgtctACAAATTTAGAGGAGAACTCTGAAAGCTCTGATAATGCTTCCAATGGTCGCATGGATGAATGTAATGGGATCAATGAGGTTAATGTAGACGACGTTGAGGGGTATGCTGTTTCTGACAGTGACAATGAAGTATCTTCTCCTGGGAGATATGGTTTAGATTCATCGAAGGATAGACAACTGTCTGTTGAGTATCTGGAAGATGAGTGTGATGTTGTGcaagatgtggatgatttggaTG TTTCTTGTGGTGAATTTAGTGGAAAGCTACCACTGAAAGGTTGTAGTGGTTTTCTGTTGCACAAAACTCCTGATCTGGCCAATGATCCAAAAGAAAGAGCCAAGCTTCGACACAAACCGTTGGAGGATGGACCAACAATAATCTATGCCCCAACTAGGAAAGAAACATTAAGTATATCAAAATTTCTTTCTAAATTTGGGATCAAGGCTGCTGCTTACAATGCTAAG GAGCATGTCTTTAGGATGCAAAACCATAGTTGTGAAAGTGGAGTAAAG TTGCCAAAATCACATCTGAGGCAGGTGCATAAGGAATTTCACGAGAACACTCTGCAG GTCATTGTCGCAACAATTGCCTTTGGGATGGGCATTGACAAGTTGAACGTGCGAAGGATCATCCACTATGGTTGGCCCCAG AGTCTGGAGGCTTATTATCAAGAGGCTGGTCGAGCTGGTCGGGATGGAAAAGTAGCAGAGTGTG TTCTGTATGCAAACTTGTCAAGAATACCTACGCTTCTACCAAGTCAAAGAAGTGAAGAGCAGACAAAACAAGCATATAAGATGTTATCTGATTGCTTTAG ATATGGAATGAACACTTCTTGCTGTAGAGCCAAGACAATTGTGGAGTACTTTGGCGAGCACTTTCTTTTGGAGAAATGTCTCGT GTGTGATATATGCATCAAAGGTCCACCTGAAAGACAGAATTTAAAGGCTGAGGCAATGATCTTCTTGCAAGTTGTATCTACTCATTGT AGAAATTTTGCAGACATCTCCTATGGTGGTTATGAAGGGAGACTTGGCGAGAGGCCAAACATCAAGGCTTTAGTCAGCAGAATAAGGGAACAG GAGGGCCCTGTTAGAAAGCATGTCTACCAAGGGATATGA